A single region of the Microcella sp. genome encodes:
- a CDS encoding methyltransferase domain-containing protein: protein MQCDYFDAGLCRSCTLMGVAYAQQLAEKDVSVRALLAPFGDSAHWSPPVASSERGFRSKAKMVVGGTMQAPTLGILDGQGRGVDLRGCGVIAPGILAAFPALIAAITQADLEPYDVPSRRGELKHLIVTEAADGALMVRFVVRSEHGLTRVRDTLTRLLDALPRIAVVSVNLLPEHKAVLEGEIEHVLTEQRSLAMRVGDVTLHALPRSFVQTNTAVAGELYRQAAAWVDDVAPTSVCDLYCGVGGFALHVAGAARTVTGVEVSADAIESAELARDALYPSAADRSRVRFVAGDATRWAAAQDALPELAIVNPPRRGLSVELTELLERRGPQSIVYSSCNPQSLARDLAAMPSYRIERARVVDMFPQSQHVEVLTLLTRAP, encoded by the coding sequence ATGCAGTGCGACTACTTCGATGCTGGGCTGTGCCGCTCATGCACCCTCATGGGTGTTGCCTACGCGCAGCAGCTCGCCGAGAAAGACGTGAGCGTGCGCGCGCTGCTCGCGCCGTTCGGTGACTCGGCACACTGGTCGCCTCCGGTGGCGAGCAGCGAGCGCGGTTTTCGATCGAAGGCCAAGATGGTCGTCGGCGGCACTATGCAGGCACCGACCCTCGGCATTCTCGACGGCCAGGGGCGCGGCGTCGATCTGCGCGGGTGCGGCGTCATCGCCCCGGGCATCCTGGCCGCCTTTCCCGCCCTCATCGCCGCCATCACGCAGGCTGACCTCGAACCGTACGACGTGCCCTCCCGCCGCGGAGAGCTCAAGCACCTCATCGTCACCGAGGCCGCCGATGGCGCACTCATGGTGCGCTTCGTCGTGCGCAGCGAGCACGGGCTGACGCGCGTGCGCGACACCCTGACGAGGCTGCTCGACGCGCTGCCCCGCATCGCCGTCGTCTCGGTCAACCTGCTGCCCGAGCACAAGGCCGTGCTCGAGGGAGAGATCGAGCACGTGCTCACCGAGCAACGCAGTCTCGCCATGCGCGTCGGCGACGTGACCCTGCACGCCCTGCCCCGATCGTTCGTGCAGACCAACACCGCCGTCGCCGGCGAGCTCTACCGCCAGGCCGCGGCCTGGGTCGATGACGTCGCTCCCACGTCGGTGTGCGACCTCTACTGCGGCGTCGGCGGCTTCGCGCTGCACGTCGCGGGTGCCGCGCGCACGGTGACGGGAGTCGAAGTGTCGGCCGACGCGATCGAGAGCGCCGAACTCGCCCGTGATGCGCTCTACCCTTCGGCGGCCGACCGCTCGCGCGTGCGCTTCGTGGCGGGCGATGCCACGAGGTGGGCGGCGGCACAGGATGCCCTGCCCGAGCTCGCCATCGTCAACCCTCCGCGGCGCGGCCTGTCGGTCGAGCTCACCGAGCTGCTCGAGCGCCGCGGCCCGCAGAGCATCGTGTATTCGAGCTGCAACCCTCAGTCGCTCGCGCGCGACCTCGCTGCGATGCCCTCATACCGGATTGAGCGCGCTCGCGTCGTCGACATGTTTCCGCAGTCGCAGCACGTCGAAGTGCTCACGCTGCTCACCCGCGCACCCTAG
- the rsmA gene encoding 16S rRNA (adenine(1518)-N(6)/adenine(1519)-N(6))-dimethyltransferase RsmA codes for MSALLGPAEVRDLAELLGVSPTKKLGQNFVHDANTVRRIVATAALEPGEPVLEVGPGLGSLTLGLLEAGHPVVAIEVDARLAAQLPRTVAEVQPEAALAVVTADALRVAEVPDAPGGARPTALVANLPYNISVPVLLHLLALEPGIRRVLVMVQAEVGHRLAAAPGSKVYGGPSVKAAWYGRWKVEGVVSRQVFWPVPNVDSVLVGMTRGEHPGTESERERVGVLVDAAFGQRRKMLRQALSEVFGSSAAASAALEAAGLDPTARGEQLGLPQFLALARV; via the coding sequence ATGAGCGCACTGCTCGGCCCGGCCGAGGTGCGCGACCTCGCCGAACTGCTCGGGGTGAGCCCCACCAAGAAGCTCGGTCAGAACTTCGTGCACGACGCCAACACGGTTCGGCGCATCGTGGCGACGGCGGCGCTCGAACCGGGTGAGCCCGTGCTCGAGGTCGGCCCCGGCCTCGGGTCGTTGACGCTCGGGCTGCTCGAGGCCGGGCATCCGGTGGTCGCCATCGAAGTGGATGCTCGCCTCGCCGCCCAGCTGCCCCGCACCGTCGCCGAGGTGCAGCCTGAGGCCGCGCTCGCGGTGGTCACCGCCGACGCCCTGCGGGTGGCCGAGGTGCCCGACGCGCCGGGGGGCGCGCGCCCGACCGCGCTCGTCGCCAATCTGCCCTACAACATCTCGGTGCCCGTGCTGCTGCACCTGCTCGCGCTCGAGCCCGGCATTCGGCGCGTGCTCGTCATGGTGCAGGCCGAGGTCGGCCACCGTCTGGCGGCCGCTCCCGGCTCGAAGGTCTACGGCGGCCCCTCGGTGAAGGCGGCCTGGTACGGGCGCTGGAAGGTCGAGGGGGTCGTGAGCCGGCAGGTGTTCTGGCCGGTGCCGAACGTCGACAGTGTGCTCGTCGGCATGACCCGCGGCGAGCATCCCGGAACCGAGTCTGAGCGCGAGCGGGTGGGCGTGCTCGTCGACGCTGCTTTCGGGCAGCGCCGCAAGATGCTGCGGCAGGCGCTCAGCGAGGTGTTCGGTTCGTCGGCCGCGGCGAGCGCGGCGCTCGAGGCAGCGGGCCTCGACCCGACGGCTCGCGGTGAGCAGCTGGGCCTGCCCCAGTTTCTGGCCCTCGCGCGCGTCTAG